In Terriglobus sp. TAA 43, a single window of DNA contains:
- a CDS encoding APC family permease, whose product MNSDHELPRVLGARHAMALVVGIIIGSGIFLVPREMVAAVGKSSTLYAVWIVGGLLSLFGALTYAEISAGRPAYGGEYAFLREAYGDLVGFLHMWTWWTIAKPASIATVVSGLTRTLATFAMFSFFANPAFLGMNWGQVAALVALWLVTGLDIVGTRKAADVQAALTLLKVAIILVIGVSCFVFSGPVGTLHNFATVFGGARGGFAGFMVALIAALWAYDGWSDVATLAGEVKKPQRDLPVAYIGGILIVGALYMLTNAAIQYVLPASALAAADRPAVDAIRTVLGQHGIAWGAALVSIGMAISITATLVGTTLSGARIGFAASRDGLFFARIANVHPRYQTPAFALVVQSAIGSLLIFAIGKFQALFSLAIFAEWITYGLAVSTVFVFRKRDAISGRARLFSTPGYPVVPILFILAAIALTVFQLVDDPKNTLLGCIVILLGIPLFRYFERKKNAAALPIH is encoded by the coding sequence ATGAACTCTGATCACGAACTTCCTCGCGTACTTGGCGCACGCCATGCAATGGCCCTGGTGGTGGGCATCATTATTGGCAGCGGCATCTTCCTGGTGCCGCGCGAAATGGTGGCTGCTGTCGGCAAGAGCAGCACGCTTTATGCGGTATGGATCGTGGGCGGTCTGCTGAGTTTGTTTGGCGCGCTGACCTATGCGGAGATCTCCGCGGGGCGTCCTGCTTATGGCGGTGAGTATGCGTTCCTGCGCGAGGCCTATGGCGATCTGGTTGGCTTCCTGCATATGTGGACGTGGTGGACAATTGCGAAGCCTGCTTCGATTGCCACAGTCGTGAGCGGACTCACGCGGACGCTGGCTACGTTTGCGATGTTTTCTTTCTTTGCGAACCCGGCATTCCTTGGCATGAACTGGGGACAGGTTGCGGCGCTGGTCGCGCTTTGGCTTGTGACGGGGCTGGATATTGTTGGCACTCGAAAGGCCGCGGATGTGCAGGCGGCGCTTACTTTGCTGAAGGTCGCAATCATCCTGGTAATTGGTGTGAGTTGCTTTGTCTTCTCCGGGCCTGTGGGGACACTGCATAACTTTGCCACCGTGTTTGGTGGGGCGCGTGGTGGATTCGCTGGCTTTATGGTGGCGTTGATTGCGGCGCTGTGGGCCTACGACGGATGGAGCGATGTAGCGACTCTGGCGGGCGAGGTAAAGAAGCCGCAGCGCGATCTGCCGGTGGCTTACATCGGCGGCATCCTCATCGTGGGTGCGCTGTACATGCTGACGAATGCGGCGATTCAATATGTGTTGCCGGCATCTGCGCTGGCTGCTGCGGATCGGCCTGCGGTGGATGCGATCAGGACGGTGCTGGGTCAGCATGGCATTGCGTGGGGTGCGGCGCTGGTGAGCATTGGTATGGCCATCAGCATTACCGCGACGCTGGTTGGAACTACGCTTTCCGGTGCGCGCATCGGGTTTGCAGCATCGCGCGATGGATTGTTTTTCGCTCGTATTGCGAATGTGCATCCGCGCTATCAAACACCGGCGTTTGCGCTGGTGGTGCAGTCCGCCATTGGGTCGTTGCTGATCTTTGCGATTGGCAAGTTTCAGGCGCTGTTTTCGTTGGCGATCTTTGCGGAGTGGATTACGTACGGGCTTGCGGTGAGTACAGTGTTTGTCTTCCGCAAGCGTGATGCGATTTCAGGTCGTGCTCGTCTGTTCTCGACGCCGGGATATCCGGTGGTGCCGATTCTCTTTATCCTTGCGGCGATTGCGTTGACCGTCTTCCAGCTTGTGGACGATCCGAAGAACACGCTGCTTGGTTGCATTGTCATTCTGCTTGGCATTCCCCTATTCCGTTACTTTGAGCGGAAGAAGAATGCGGCAGCGCTCCCGATACACTAG